The Aspergillus luchuensis IFO 4308 DNA, chromosome 7, nearly complete sequence genome has a segment encoding these proteins:
- a CDS encoding uncharacterized protein (COG:S;~EggNog:ENOG410PY51) translates to MLQQRIVLLRPRRARAIEGTFSSIRRFSATYLQAKDSNNHSNANATEGSAASSAAGRPSAQTRRNNIPPANLNIRSVNHERPRPRRIVDARSLAASQATGQPANILKNPRARNPRGNRSTASRGPRAGSKKKVQSKDGRARRPRRTEGSGQEDSISNAAFHEASINAVFRELAEQAQPKPVQYNPESISLASLKETWPSLPTDIDAHTAGVVEKLSLFGDRFANDYVPPNELGKRLYQGKFVRFSSEEEKAEAISEANKLSQERADKLSQRKGDLVEPRHVNFSPLSTKDQGSLLGLLVQGNYPKSKAKQADKLSIVDSVSENLRNNATYHTVGKSSAFIAKLDSLLAASRMTKRA, encoded by the exons ATGCTCCAACAACGGATCGTGCTTCTACGCCCTCGGCGTGCCAGGGCAATAGAAGGGACTTTTTCATCAATTCGTCGGTTTTCGGCCACGTACTTACAAGCAAAAGATTCCAACAATCACTCCA ATGCGAATGCAACCGAGGGTTCCGCAGCCTCTTCCGCCGCCGGACGTCCTAGTGCGCAAACCAGAAGAAACAACATTCCGCCGGCGAACCTGAACATTCGGAGCGTCAACCATGAACGACCTCGTCCCCGACGGATAGTAGATGCGAGATCTCTCGCCGCCTCTCAAGCCACTGGCCAACCAGCAAACATTCTTAAGAATCCCAGGGCTCGCAATCCTCGAGGCAACCGATCCACTGCTTCTCGGGGCCCTAGAGCTGGGtcaaagaagaaggttcAATCTAAAGATGGGCGAGCACGCCGTCCTCGACGCACCGAGGGGTCCGGCCAGGAAGATTCAATATCCAATGCAGCATTCCACGAAGCCTCGATCAACGCTGTCTTCCGAGAGCTCGCAGAACAAGCGCAGCCCAAGCCTGTCCAGTACAATCCCGAGTCGATCTCCTTAGCTTCACTGAAGGAAACATGGCCATCTCTACCCACCGACATTGACGCTCATACTGCCGGAGTCGTTGAGAAGTTGTCTCTTTTCGGCGATCGCTTCGCAAATGATTATGTACCTCCAAATGAGCTGGGCAAGCGACTTTATCAGGGCAAATTTGTCCGCTTTTCGagtgaagaggaaaaagcTGAGGCCATCTCTGAAGCGAACAAGCTATCGCAAGAACGCGCAGACAAGTTGTCCCAGCGAAAAGGCGATCTTGTGGAACCACGTCATGTCAACTTCAGTCCACTCAGCACCAAGGACCAAGGCTCacttcttggacttcttgtTCAGGGCAATTATCCTAAGTCTAAAGCCAAACAGGCGGACAAGCTCTCAATCGTTGACAGTGTCTCTGAAAACCTCAGAAACAATGCAACGTATCACACAGTCGGCAAATCCTCTGCGTTCATTGCGAAGTTGGACTCGCTTTTAGCCGCCAGTCGCATGACAAAACGCGCCTGA
- a CDS encoding ribosome-recycling factor (COG:J;~EggNog:ENOG410PP0A;~InterPro:IPR023584,IPR002661,IPR036191;~PFAM:PF01765;~go_process: GO:0006412 - translation [Evidence IEA]), translated as MQRRAAVTGLSYMRRCSASTGLHYNLISEHQIRPWTQHKVALASDKRSFSSSPFWCKKKDKTKATSGADSGKPLPKVGASSEDPHDFSQLHDGIAAALSRLRDELSKMRVGGRFNTASIESLRVQLNKSSKQSIKLGDLAQVVPKGGRMVTILASDEDHVKPIRSSIISSNLSLTPQADPHNSLQLNVTIPPPTKESRDQTIALAKAAMEKAAGAVRDSRSAVHKRLQDLQKKKIARPDDVRKAQEQMEKLAEKGQKEVKELFEATRKAMERA; from the exons aTGCAACGCCGTGCGGCTGTTACCGGCCTCAGTTATATGCGTCGCTGCTCAGCGTCTACTGGATTGCATTATAACTTAATTTCTGAGCATCAAATTCGGCCTTGGACTCAGCATAAGGTAGCACTTGCGTCTGACAAAAGGAGCTTTTCCAGTTCGCCTTTTTGGTGTaaaaagaaggacaagacGAAAGCTACATCTGGTGCAGATTCTGGGAAGCCGCTGCCAAAAGTAGGCGCAAGTTCTGAAGACCCGCATGATTTTTCACAGCTGCATGATGGCATAGCGGCTGCCCTGTCTCGACTCAGAGACGAGCTCTCTAAGATGCGTGTGGGGGGGAGGTTTAACACCGCATCAATTGAGAGTCTTCGTGTGCAGCTGAACAAGAGCAGCAAGCAATCGATTAAGCTGGGCGACCTTGCCCAAGTTGTTCCTAAGGGTGGACGGATGGTGACTATCTTGGCATCTGACGAAGAT CATGTGAAGCCCATTCGATCGTCAATAATTTCCTCCAACTTGTCGTTAACTCCGCAAGCCGACCCTCACAATTCTCTTCAGCTCAACGTCACGATCCCCCCACCGACTAAAGAGTCTCGGGATCAAACGATCGCTCTGGCAAAGGCAGCAATGGAGAAAGCTGCCGGTGCCGTCCGTGATTCACGCAGTGCTGTACATAAACGTCTTCAGGATTtgcagaaaaagaagattgcCAGGCCAGATGACGTTCGGAAGGCCCAAGAACAGATGGAAAAGCTTGCAGAGAAAGGTCAGAAGGAAGTGAAGGAACTGTTTGAGGCTACAAGGAAGGCTATGGAGCGGGCGTAA
- the hscA gene encoding putative Hsp70 chaperone (HscA) (BUSCO:EOG092617RN;~COG:O;~EggNog:ENOG410PIHJ;~InterPro:IPR018181,IPR029047,IPR029048,IPR013126, IPR043129;~PFAM:PF00012,PF06723), giving the protein MADEVYEGAIGIDLGTTYSCVANYEGTNVEIIANEQGSYTTPSFVSFTDKERLIGEAAKNQAAMNPTNTIFDIKRLIGRRFEDPIVKKDVESWPFKVVDQGGNPVVEVEYLGETKTFSPQEISSMVLMKMKEVAETKLGKKVEKAVITVPAYFNDNQRQATKDAGAIAGLNVLRIINEPTAAAIAYGLGSGKSDKERNVLIYDLGGGTFDVSLLNIQGGVFTVKATAGDTHLGGQDFDTNLLDHFKKEFQRKTGKDLSGDARALRRLRTACERAKRTLSNATQTTVEIDSLFDGEDFNSSITRARFEDLNAKSFSGTLEPVQQVLKDSGLEKSKVDEIVLVGGSTRIPRIQKLLSDFFDGKKLEKSINPDEAVAYGAAVQAGILSGKASSAETQDLLLLDVVPLSLGVAMEGNIFAPVVARGQTVPTIKKRTFTTVVDNQTTVQFPVYQGERTNCADNTSLGEFTLAPIPPMRAGEAALEVVFEVDVNGILKVTATEKSSGRSANITISNAVGKLSTTEIEQMIDDAAKFKSSDEAFTKKFESRQQLESYISRVEEIVSDPTMSLKLKRGNKEKIESALSDAMAQLEIEDSTPEDLKKKELALKRLITKAMATR; this is encoded by the exons ATGGCCGACGAAGTTTACGAAGGTGCCATCGGCATTGATCTTG GAACCACCTACTCTTGTGTGGCCAACTACGAGGGTACCAATGTTGAGATCA TTGCCAACGAGCAGGGTAGCTACACTACCCCATCCTTCGTTTCTTTCACCGACAAGGAGCGCTTGATCGGTGAGGCCGCGAAGAACCAGGCCGCTATGAACCCTACGAACACCATCTTCGACATCAA GCGTCTTATCGGTCGGCGGTTCGAGGACCCCATTGTCAAGAAGGATGTTGAGTCCTGGCCCTTCAAGGTTGTTGATCAGGGTGGAAACCCTGTGGTTGAGGTCGAGTATCTCGGCGAAACCAAGACTTTCAGTCCCCAAGAAATCTCTTCTATGGTTTTGATGAAG ATGAAAGAGGTTGCCGAAACCAAGCTCGGAAAGAAGGTCGAGAAGGCAGTCATTACCGTGCCCGCTTATTTCAACGACAACCAGCGCCAGGCTACTAAGGATGCTGGTGCCATTGCTGGTCTGAACGTGCTCCGTATCATCAACGAGCCCACTGCAGCAGCGATTGCCTATGGCCTTGGCTCCGGCAAGTCTGATAAGGAGCGTAACGTTCTCATCTACgatcttggtggtggtactttCGATGTGTCTCTCCTTAACATCCAGGGTGGTGTCTTCACTGTCAAGGCTACTGCTGGAGATACCCACCTTGGTGGTCAAGACTTCGATACCAACCTCCTGGACCACTTCAAGAAGGAGTTCCAGCGCAAGACTGGCAAGGACCTCTCCGGTGACGCGAGAGCCCTCCGTCGTCTCAGAACCGCCTGCGAGCGTGCTAAGCGTACTTTGTCCAACGCTACCCAGACTACTGTGGAAATCGACTCTCTGTTCGATGGCGAGGACTTCAACTCTTCTATCACTCGTGCTCGTTTTGAAGACCTGAACGCTAAGTCTTTCTCGGGTACTCTCGAGCCTGTGCAGCAGGTTCTCAAGGACTCTGGCCTTGAGAAGAGCAAGGTCGATGAGATCGTCCTCGTTGGTGGTTCCACCCGTATCCCTCGTATCCAGAAGCTGCTTAGCGATTTCTTCGATGGCAAGAAGCTTGAGAAG AGCATCAACCCCGATGAAGCCGTTGCCTATGGTGCCGCCGTCCAGGCCGGTATCTTGTCTGGAAAGGCTTCTTCGGCTGAAACCCAGGacctcctcctgcttgatGTCGTTCCCCTTTCTCTCGGTGTTGCTATGGAGGGTAACATCTTCGCTCCTGTTGTGGCCCGTGGTCAGACTGTCCCTACGATCAAGAAGCGCACTTTCACCACCGTTGTCGATAACCAGACAACCGTGCAGTTCCCCGTTTACCAGGGTGAGCGTACCAACTGCGCTGACAACACCTCTCTGGGAGAGTTCACCCTCGCTCCCATCCCCCCCATGAGGGCTGGAGAGGCCGCTCTCGAGGTCGTTTTCGAGGTTGATGTCAACGGTATCCTCAAGGTTACTGCTACCGAGAAGTCCTCCGGACGTAGTGCCAACATTACCATCTCCAATGCCGTCGGCAAGCTTTCCACCACTGAGATTGAGCAGATGATTGACG ACGCTGCGAAGTTCAAGTCTAGCGATGAGGCTTTCACCAAGAAGTTCGAGTCTCGCCAACAGCTCGAGTCCTACATCTCGCGTGTTGAGGAGATTGTTTCCGACCCCACCATGTcgctgaagctgaagcgtggcaacaaggagaagatcgaatCGGCACTCAGCGATGCCATGGCTCAGCTTGAGATCGAAGACTCGACTCCTGAAGatctcaagaagaaggagcttgCTCTCAAGAGACTCATCACCAAGGCCATGGCCACTCGGTAA
- the CKS1 gene encoding cyclin-dependent protein kinase regulatory subunit CKS1 (COG:D;~EggNog:ENOG410PNWC;~InterPro:IPR036858,IPR000789;~PFAM:PF01111;~go_function: GO:0016538 - cyclin-dependent protein serine/threonine kinase regulator activity [Evidence IEA]): MDIDLSRRNKKPRPLLESERERLEEFIDSIHYSARYSDDQFEYRHVQLPKNMLKKIPADYFDSSKGTLKLLWEDEWRALGITQSLGWEHYEVHEPEPHILLFKRPLNYQPPVSQ, from the exons ATGGACATCGATCTGAGCAGAAGGAATAAAAAGCCCCGCCCTTTGCTAGAATCTGAACGGGAGAGACTAGAAGAGTTCATTGATTCTATCCATTATTCAGCTAG ATACTCAGATGACCAGTTCGAATACCGCCATGTCCAACTTCCCAAAAACATGCTCAAGAAAATCCCTGCAGACTATTTTGACAGTTCAAAGGGAACGCTAAAATTACTGTGGGAGGATGAATGGCGAGCACTTGGTATCACACAA AGCTTGGGTTGGGAACATTATGAAGTGCACGAGCCAGAACCACAtattcttctatttaa GCGCCCCTTGAACTATCAGCCGCCAGTATCACAGTAA
- a CDS encoding DsbA family protein (COG:S;~EggNog:ENOG410PN9U;~InterPro:IPR036249,IPR012336;~PFAM:PF13462), giving the protein MALHPKFSGQKLLTANLQQPWHTLELYLDYVCPYSAKLFSTFYTSVRPIILQNYQSRLQVVFRQHVQPWHPSSTLTHEAGAAVLKIAPDKFWEFSAALFSHQEEFFDVSVVNETRNKTYQRLAKIAATVGVDEHEMLELLNISEVIADGQLNTGNKVTNDIKLMVKSGRTIGVHVSPTVYFNGVEEPGISSSFTATQWEQWLAMNVA; this is encoded by the exons ATGGCTCTTCATCCCAAATTTTCGGGTCAGAAGTTGTTGACAGCCAACTTACAGCAACCATGGCATACCCTCGAACTAT ACCTTGATTATGTCTGCCCT TACTCCGCAAAGCTATTCAGCACATTCTACACATCGGTGAGACCAATTATCTTACAAAATTATCAATCAAGACTTCAGGTTGTCTTTCGTCAGCACGTTCAACCTtggcatccatcatccactctGACGCATGAAGCTGGTGCGGCGGTGTTGAAAATAGCCCCAGACAAGTTCTGGGAATTTAGCGCTGCACTGTTCAGTCACCAAGAAGAATTTTTTGATGTCAGTGTTGTTAACGAGACACGCAACAAAACATATCAGAGACTTGCGAAGATAGCCGCGACAGTTGGTGTGGATGAACACGAGATGCTCGAATTATTGAACATCAGCGAAGTTATTGCTGATGGACAGTTGAATACCGGCAACAAGGTGACGAATGATATCAAATTGATGGTCAAG TCAGGTCGAACAATCGGCGTCCATGTATCTCCGACCGTATATTTCAAT GGCGTCGAGGAACCAGGtatcagcagcagcttcacgGCCACACAATGGGAGCAATGGCTGGCCATGAATGTAGCGTAG
- a CDS encoding uncharacterized protein (COG:S;~EggNog:ENOG410PQ43;~TransMembrane:1 (i43-63o)) codes for MYHARRILRKSQVTFRISQPLPRDSSSVTIRQLQVKRPWARKFIATFFLCGTALHLFTSLNVLRFDESLYDTDQSPENLPGLDASSRTGKFDPDEYVPPTSEHAATIQTRFLPLSWPRLQEGNFYVATDPEWQAFRKLALDKNKLSGLKDELISAVLDVSSQTRLLNYMLGGPLSVAGVWLEHRFPYRAPPVYYRSGLELSQNGLAWVSKPITAEDGDCLHRCMRPSSVAHAIKDAFLVLWSRQISRLSPGSMDEQVSGSFISLDANLLPSVLQGSDGLDDVSRFVPQPPPLNFQDGSPSTKDCSRPHTSLCITALQKLPLPNLGSGSDLRMALLAFKWRLNYCSARNAHTSRRGVMYISGPIGIRGPRGVCRVEVKGEYDVVRSQWTAISMDIRDLNLFSQRALGPR; via the exons ATGTATCATGCTAGACGAATACTTCGAAAATCCCAGGTAACATTCCGGATAAGCCAACCATTACCTCGGGATTCAAGCTCGGTCACTATTCGTCAACTACAGGTTAAACGCCCATGGGCCAG GAAATTCATAGCTACCTTTTTTCTGTGTGGGACAGCGCTTCATCTCTTTACTTCACTCAATGTCCTGCGGTTTGATGAGTCGCTCTATGACACTGATCAGTCACCGGAGAATCTGCCAGGCCTCGATGCCTCATCCAGGACTGGGAAGTTTGACCCGGACGAATATGTTCCCCCCACCTCAGAACATGCCGCTACTATACAAACTCGCTTCCTTCCCCTGAGTTGGCCTCGTTTACAGGAAGGAAACTTTTATGTAGCGACAGACCCTGAGTGGCAAGCGTTTAGGAAACTAGCCCTTGACAAGAACAAGCTCTCGGGTTTGAAAG ATGAGTTAATTTCGGCTGTTTTGGATGTCTCATCCCAAACACGACTACTTAATTATATGCTGGGGGGGCCACTGTCTGTCGCAGGAGTTTGGCTGGAACACCGATTTCCGTACCGTGCCCCCCCTGTATACTATCGATCTGG ACTAGAACTATCTCAGAATGGTCTCGCCTGGGTTTCGAAGCCAATAACTGCAGAAGACGGCGACTGCCTGCACAGATGCATGAGGCCTTCAAGTGTGGCACACGCAATTAAGGATGCTTTTTTGGTTCTGTGGAGCAGACAGATTTCCCGACTTAGCCCAGGTTCGATGGATGAGCAGGTGTCTGGGTCTTTTATTTCTCTAGATGCAAATTTATTGCCCTCAGTATTGCAAGGATCGGATGGACTTGACGACGTTTCTCGGTTTGTGCCACAGCCGCCTCCCCTGAACTTCCAAGATGGCAGCCCGTCAACCAAGGACTGCTCCCGTCCACATACTTCACTGTGCATTACTGCGTTGCAGAAATTACCGCTGCCAAACCTTGGGTCTGGTTCCGACCTACGTatggcgctgctggctttCAAGTGGCGATTAAATTACTGCTCTGCTCGCAACGCGCACACATCTCGTCGCGGTGTCATGTACATTTCTGGTCCTATTGGTATACGAGGCCCTAGGGGGGTGTGCAGAGTGGAGGTGAAGGGGGAATACGATGTTGTGAGGTCTCAATGGACTGCTATCTCCATGGATATTAGAGATCTTAATCTGTTCAGTCAAAGGGCACTTGGTCCCCGTTAG
- a CDS encoding uncharacterized protein (COG:O;~EggNog:ENOG410PG37;~InterPro:IPR001841,IPR013083;~PFAM:PF17123,PF13923,PF00097,PF13445,PF13639;~TransMembrane:1 (o31-56i)), which translates to MSSTTTGSSSSATSTDRNGNNNSSSPTSSPLLFFVALGFGVVFTNLWIIVGVKYCFRYNQRNRQLRSEETGEPIDLVAMPRTHRRRREKKLMTMDDVNERFPLTKYKAWRPSRENEGLSTAGGISAPNSRSQSLKDENYMISASLGAPSSMLASPLKSHQRVDSNTSQTSAPLEDLETTLPHSEEKSQRYPEANIGVNDNANISTPEQPRNHALNHVIVEDVGDLEDHIRTAVPADFLANPGDTCAICLDTIEDEDDIRGLTCGHAFHASCVDPWLTSRRACCPLCKADYYIPKPRAETSELPPSSERQGRRGMTRMTPINPPQAVFIGGRVNFLRSSSGFPEQHAQRRPLTHRAGFSRLRLWRAPQSNHQPTSPVPDTSSAQPGRRDQRLGIFTASYFPLNFGFRGNRASRGVANRNADVRYSDNNRTLGELEAGPSI; encoded by the exons ATGTCCTCAACGACCAcaggctcctcttccagtgcCACTAGTACAGATCGTAATGGGAATAACAACAGCTCAAGCCCTACTAGTTCGCCTCTACTATTTTTCGTCGCCCTCGGGTTTGGTGTTGTTTTCACCAATCTATG GATCATCGTTGGTGTGAAATATTGCTTTCGATATAACCAACGCAATCGCCAACTACGCAGTGAAGAGACAGGCGAGCCTATAGATCTGGTCGCCATGCCACGAACGCACCGAAGACGCCGAGAAAAGAAGCTGATGACTATGGACGACGTCAACGAGAGGTTTCCACTGACCAAGTATAAAGCATGGAGGCCATCCCGTGAGAATGAAGGCCTTTCCACTGCAGGCGGGATTTCGGCACCAAATAGCCGGTCGCAAAGCCTCAAGGATGAGAACTACATGATATCTGCTTCGCTTGGCGCACCTTCATCCATGCTGGCATCGCCACTCAAAAGCCATCAGCGGGTTGATTCAAACACTTCGCAGACGTCTGCACCACTAGAAGACCTGGAGACAACGCTACCACATTCTGAAGAGAAGAGCCAGAGATATCCCGAGGCAAACATCGGAGTAAACGACAACGCCAACATATCAACCCCGGAGCAGCCCCGTAACCACGCGCTCAACCATGTCATCGTAGAGGATGTTGGAGATCTCGAGGACCATATCCGCACCGCTGTACCTGCCGATTTCCTGGCAAATCCAGGTGATACTTGTGCTATCTGTCTCGATACgatcgaggatgaagatgatataCGGGGGCTTACATGTGGACATGCTTTTCATGCTTCTTGTGTTGACCCATGGTTGACAAGTCGACGGGCTTGCTGTCCCCTATGTAAAGCAGATTACTACATCCCGAAACCTCGCGCAGAAACTTCTGAATTGCCTCCTAGTTCAGAACGACAGGGTCGACGTGGCATGACACGAATGACACCTATAAACCCGCCACAGGCTGTTTTTATAGGTGGAAGAGTGAACTTTCTGCGGTCGTCGTCGGGTTTCCCGGAGCAGCATGCGCAACGGCGCCCCTTGACCCACAGAGCGGGCTTCTCGCGCTTGCGCCTTTGGCGAGCGCCTCAATCTAACCACCAGCCTACATCTCCTGTGCCTGACACTTCGTCTGCACAGCCAGGTCGGAGGGACCAAAGGTTAGGGATTTTCACTGCATCTTACTTTCCCCTGAACTTCGGTTTCCGAGGCAATCGTGCATCGAGAGGAGTTGCGAATAGAAACGCAGACGTCCGTTATTCAGATAACAACCGAACGCTTGGTGAACTTGAAGCAGGACCTTCTATATGA
- the cyp3 gene encoding putative peptidyl-prolyl cis-trans isomerase (COG:O;~EggNog:ENOG410PN4Y;~InterPro:IPR024936,IPR029000,IPR020892,IPR002130;~PFAM:PF00160;~go_function: GO:0003755 - peptidyl-prolyl cis-trans isomerase activity [Evidence IEA];~go_process: GO:0000413 - protein peptidyl-prolyl isomerization [Evidence IEA];~go_process: GO:0006457 - protein folding [Evidence IEA]): MDSTTSTSHIDRNPVVFFDIALGGEPLGRIKMELFADVTPRTAENFRQFCTGESKNAQGRPQGYKNSRFHRVIKDFMIQGGDFVNGDGTGSCTIYGTPRFSDENFLLKHDHAGLLSMANSGPNTNGCQFFITTTATPFLNGKHVVFGKVVEGMDVVRMIENTRTTRDKPNQDVLIVQCGEM, from the exons ATGGACAGCACAACTTCAACCTCGCATATAGACAGAAATCCCGTGGTTTTCTTTGATATAGCCTTAGGAG GCGAGCCTCTAGGTCGTATAAAGATGGAACTATTTGCAGATGTTACGCCCCGAACAGCAGAGAACTTCCGCCAGTTCTGTACGGGAGAAAGTAAGAATGCACAGGGACGACCGCAGGGATACAAAAATAGCAGGTTCCATCGGGTA ATCAAAGACTTCATGATCCAAGGCGGCGACTTCGTCAATGGAGATGGGACGGGATCTTGTACCATTTACGGTACTCCAAGGTTCTCGGATGAAAATTTCCTACTGAAGCATGATCATGCTGGCCTACTTAGTATGGCA AATTCTGGTCCGAACACAAATGGGTGTCAGTTTTTCATTACAACAACTGCAACCCCCTTTTTGAATGGCAAGCATGTTGTTTTTGGTAAGGTGGTCGAAGGGATGGATGTCGTGCGGATGATTGAGAACACCAGAACGACGCGAGATAAGCCCAACCAAGATGTTCTGATTGTGCAATGTGGGGAAATGTGA